In the genome of Ancylomarina subtilis, one region contains:
- a CDS encoding phosphatase PAP2 family protein, protein MNLLKKKTWSLFGLFFIFFLSQSQAQLKVENYSEFSSEKKTQCLNPGLGKEVFSKKNLLVFGGLLGSAFLLDEWVKDGMTHNQNSILDGFTDISNEFGEKKYMAPATLATWVIATAIDDERLATTAMNSAKALICGAVLTESTKFIAGRSRPDMNRGSLHFAAFNGNRNGTKSFPSGHAFVAWSVFTPFAQEYSKWFYVVPAGVSLARMYRNRHWFSDVVLGGGIGYFAGLYFHKRKNQKVLFNGNGIVIKF, encoded by the coding sequence ATGAATCTTCTGAAAAAAAAGACATGGAGCCTTTTCGGCCTATTCTTCATATTTTTTTTAAGTCAATCTCAGGCTCAGCTAAAAGTTGAAAACTATTCAGAGTTTTCTTCTGAAAAAAAAACACAATGCTTAAATCCCGGTTTAGGGAAAGAGGTGTTTTCAAAGAAGAATTTGTTGGTTTTTGGTGGCCTTTTAGGGTCAGCTTTTTTATTGGACGAATGGGTTAAGGATGGTATGACGCACAATCAGAATTCGATTTTGGATGGGTTTACGGATATCAGTAATGAGTTTGGAGAGAAAAAATATATGGCACCAGCCACATTGGCTACCTGGGTAATTGCCACAGCTATAGACGATGAACGATTGGCCACAACGGCGATGAATTCAGCAAAAGCTTTGATTTGTGGAGCAGTCCTAACAGAGAGTACCAAATTTATTGCCGGGCGTTCGCGTCCGGATATGAATCGAGGCTCTCTTCACTTTGCTGCCTTTAATGGAAATCGTAATGGAACCAAATCTTTTCCTTCTGGACATGCTTTTGTGGCATGGTCTGTGTTTACACCATTCGCACAAGAATATTCCAAGTGGTTTTATGTGGTACCTGCAGGAGTGAGTTTGGCGCGTATGTATCGCAACCGCCACTGGTTTTCTGATGTGGTTTTAGGGGGAGGGATCGGTTATTTTGCCGGGCTCTATTTTCACAAAAGAAAAAATCAAAAAGTGCTGTTTAATGGCAATGGGATTGTGATAAAATTCTAA
- a CDS encoding MFS transporter, with protein MSVAKVLKSFPRTFWVANTIELFERWAWYGFFMLFANYLTGSSDAGGLEFTQSQKGMIMGVGTGILYFLPVITGSIADKFGYKRVLFLSFLIYISAFILLPQLDTYTGVFIAYLYLALGAALFKPIVSATVAKTTSDENSSIGFGIFYMMVNIGAFFGPLVTLLFKGSQLIFYISAAMILVNFILLLFFDEPKTPAEKEEAASNSIWNLIQTLMASTVIFMSLFGIFLVIWLIERPLFIVRLFLPYGEQFAFRWAKYVNTLPIGESNKSVFNNTTGIFKDTKFITFLVIVSGFWTMYLQLFFTLPVFIAQWVDTSSVYAFFSEYMPFFSDNYGMANGQMEAEFITNFDALFIIVFQIIVSSIVMRMKPLSSMMVGFLVCAIGMTLTLVTQNVVFTIAAMFIFSIGEMAGSPKITEYIGRIAPADKKAIYMGYSFIPVFIGNVLAGLISGDVYQKISDKVEFVRAEAMSLNLSIPTGLSNNAYFDTVAQKMNMSSVELTRHLWEKYHPSQIWYVIFSIGLIAVVALFFYDRFLIKDSSSK; from the coding sequence ATGAGTGTTGCTAAAGTATTGAAGAGTTTCCCAAGAACCTTTTGGGTAGCAAATACAATTGAATTGTTCGAGCGTTGGGCCTGGTATGGTTTTTTTATGCTTTTTGCCAATTACCTAACCGGATCATCTGATGCAGGGGGACTTGAGTTTACCCAGTCGCAAAAGGGTATGATTATGGGGGTTGGTACAGGTATTCTTTATTTTCTACCCGTAATTACGGGCTCTATAGCCGATAAGTTTGGTTACAAGCGTGTTCTATTTTTATCCTTCCTTATTTATATCTCCGCTTTTATTCTCTTACCACAATTAGACACCTATACGGGTGTTTTTATTGCCTATTTGTATTTGGCTCTGGGTGCAGCCTTATTTAAACCGATTGTATCGGCAACGGTTGCTAAAACCACCAGTGACGAAAACTCTTCCATCGGCTTTGGAATCTTTTATATGATGGTGAATATTGGAGCCTTCTTTGGTCCCTTGGTTACCTTGTTGTTTAAAGGATCGCAGCTGATTTTTTATATCTCGGCAGCAATGATTTTGGTTAATTTCATCCTCCTTTTGTTTTTCGATGAACCTAAAACACCTGCTGAGAAGGAGGAGGCGGCAAGCAATAGTATCTGGAATTTGATTCAAACCCTGATGGCATCAACTGTTATCTTCATGTCATTATTTGGGATTTTCCTTGTGATTTGGTTGATCGAACGTCCACTCTTTATTGTGCGTTTATTTTTGCCATATGGCGAGCAGTTTGCTTTTCGATGGGCTAAATATGTTAATACTCTGCCAATAGGTGAATCGAATAAATCGGTCTTTAATAATACGACAGGAATCTTTAAGGATACTAAATTTATCACCTTCCTGGTGATTGTGTCAGGTTTTTGGACGATGTATTTGCAGTTGTTTTTCACTCTGCCTGTTTTTATTGCACAGTGGGTTGATACCTCAAGTGTTTATGCATTCTTTAGTGAGTATATGCCTTTCTTCAGTGACAATTACGGAATGGCTAACGGACAGATGGAGGCTGAGTTTATCACCAATTTTGATGCCCTCTTTATTATCGTTTTTCAAATAATCGTTTCGTCCATTGTGATGAGAATGAAACCGCTGAGTTCGATGATGGTGGGTTTCTTGGTTTGTGCTATCGGAATGACGCTTACATTGGTAACTCAGAATGTGGTGTTCACCATTGCTGCGATGTTTATTTTCTCAATTGGTGAAATGGCAGGTTCTCCTAAAATTACGGAATACATTGGTCGAATCGCACCAGCTGATAAAAAGGCCATTTATATGGGGTATTCTTTTATTCCTGTATTTATTGGTAATGTATTGGCGGGTTTGATTTCGGGTGATGTTTACCAGAAAATTTCGGATAAGGTTGAGTTTGTGAGAGCTGAGGCTATGAGTCTTAATTTATCAATCCCAACGGGGCTTTCAAATAACGCTTATTTCGATACGGTTGCTCAAAAGATGAATATGTCGAGTGTTGAATTGACTCGCCATCTTTGGGAAAAATACCATCCTTCGCAGATTTGGTACGTTATTTTCTCGATTGGATTAATCGCAGTTGTAGCTTTATTCTTTTATGATCGTTTTCTAATTAAGGATAGCTCTTCAAAATAA